A genomic region of Arachis stenosperma cultivar V10309 chromosome 9, arast.V10309.gnm1.PFL2, whole genome shotgun sequence contains the following coding sequences:
- the LOC130949378 gene encoding putative high mobility group B protein 11: protein MAIKESEMALSLSSSSSQPSQVDVHCFQSLKNNANASSLNRDTFYLKLTHLFDSSGLTLIFNVRETLLDLYLVYLEVTTRGGFHQVSQEKKWGEVASALRLEGNIARLSAQVEKLYLQLLYQFEQLYFYRAPTKSSKTTGLHKRKQISSETTEEGGAGLVKEQALLLEPSDGKEKKKRRGMAQGQRSAYQMFLKQECTRLKSCNSTSTGKGILHTAIDSWRNMSPLEKQPYVDEFKKNQEKFKKGMIIDDNGEHKIMQNEKEEKNVAPTSVCNSEYYQVTSQPEPDNNNYTSINNNAAIGLAFNVTEKFPKDSVLLFGL from the exons ATGGCAATTAAGGAATCAGAGATGGCActttcattatcatcatcatcatcccaACCATCACAAGTAGATGTTCACTGCTTTCAAAGCCTTAAGAATAATGCAAATGCAAGTTCTCTCAATCGTGACACCTTCTACCTCAAACTCACTCACTTGTTCGATTCCTCTGGACTCACCCTAAT TTTCAATGTCCGAGAAACATTGCTGGACTTGTACCTAGTTTACTTGGAGGTGACCACAAGAGGAGGATTCCATCAG GTTagtcaagaaaagaaatggGGCGAAGTGGCCTCGGCCCTGAGATTGGAAGGAAACATTGCAAGATTATCTGCTCAAGTTGAAAAGCTCTACTTGCAACTTCTTTACCAATTCGAGCAATTGTACTTCTACAGAGCTCCTACAAAGAGCAGCAAGACCACAG GTTTGCACAAGAGGAAGCAAATCTCATCCGAGACGACAG AAGAAGGAGGAGCTGGGTTGGTCAAAGAGCAAGCTCTTCTTCTCGAACCTTCGGATggcaaagaaaagaagaaacgCCGAGGCATGGCACAAGGACAAAGAAGTGCATACCAGATGTTCCTGAAGCAAGAATGCACTCGCTTGAAAAGTTGTAACTCGACCTCAACCGGAAAGGGTATTCTCCACACCGCTATCGATTCATGGAGGAATATGTCTCCACTTGAGAAACAG CCATATGTGGATGAATTCAAGAAGAACCAGGAAAAGTTCAAGAAAGGAATGATTATTGATGACAATGGAGAGCACAAAATAATGCAAAATGAGAAGGAAGAGAAGAACGTGGCTCCTACTAGTGTGTGTAATAGTGAGTACTACCAAGTAACTTCACAGCCTGAGCCGGATAACAATAACTACACTAGCATCAACAACAATGCAGCAATAGGCTTAGCTTTTAATGTGACTGAAAAGTTTCCCAAGGATTCCGTGTTACTATTTGGCTTATAG